A stretch of DNA from Syntrophorhabdaceae bacterium:
GGACATCCGCCGTCTTCGCCTCGCGAACCGCGTCAGTCAGGCTGTCTTCGCGGCACTTCTCGGAGTCGGCAAGTCAACAGTGCAACAGTGGGAACAGGGCCAGAAAAAACCGAGCGGCCCCGCCCAGCGCCTGCTCGATCTCATCGACCGGAAAGGCCTGGAAGCCCTCGCCTGAAGACCCCGGGAGAAAATAGAAGCGGAACGCCTCCCAGGACCCTTTTGCAGCAGGTTGCGGGGCGCGTGGTCCTGGCTCCCCCGTGCAGCCACGCTTCGGATCACACCCGTTACGTGCTTTCGACTCGCTCGATGCTAATTGCGGACAGAGGTGGGTACAGGTTGACGGCTGGTCGTCCGCAGACATAGCTCTATAGCGTATCGCCAACATAGTGCAGTCAGACGCATCGGTCCCGGCCACTACCGTGCCCGGTCCGCGCTCCCCGAAACCACAACGGGTCCCGTGATCCTACGCTAACGGCTGCCCGGGGGAGCCAGGACCACGCGCGAGCGGGGAAGCCGGCCATGGGTTATTCTGCCAGGGTTTGCGCCCGGCAGGGACATTGGCAGGAGGAAGGGGTTGAAGCTCTCCTGAAAAGAGTTACTTACTTTTTACCGAACGTTCCCTTGTCACCCATGAGATGAATTGCACATTACGGGATGAAATGGAGTAACAATTACTGCATGCCGTTCCTTTTCCAGACTTCTCGACCAATTGCCTTGAATTTGCTAACAGCCAAAGCGCCGCGTTCGTTTCTCGCTTTTGATCCTGGAGTGAACAATGCCCGCTCAATTTCCGGTCTTTCCGCCTCATGTATACTCAGAACTTCAAGATCTTCGTCCATCAATACCAGAAGCACAGTGTCCCATTCCTTGTCGAGCTGAATACTGCCAAGACGTTGGCCAGATCTTGCATTGGGCGGCAAGCATCGGGCCTTAATTTGTATTTTTGTTTCCCTTCGATTATCACGACGTATGGCGTCGTAACCAGACTGCCGTGCTCCCATTAACTCTAAGCCGAGAATCATTGCCGCTGAGAATTCTGCAACTTCGCCGGTGATACCAAGAGGCTTACCGGTCAGCTTGCGGTACCTTCTCGCCAGCGACTTGGCTTCACTTAGGATTTCTGCGATTTCGTTCATTCTCTATTTCACCTCCAAATTGAACAGGGGGCCTATCGTGAAGCGCCGCGACTTACTGATAGAAATGCGGTAACGCATGCACAACCGGGAGTGGCCCGCCAGAGACACAATTCGGTTCATGCGGTTGTTAGGCATTTTTGCCGTTCTCCTCTTTCAGTGAAGCTTCGCGGGCCTCTACCTTTGCTCTCAGTTCAGCGAGGGCTTCGGCTTTTACGGCACCAGGAAAGAGCTTATCCATAGCGCCGTAACCTGCCAAGTGCATTTTATCGATACCTGGTTCCATTAAGACCATATTCGTCGCGACCTGGTGGGCAGCCCCAACATACTGACGGACAAACGGGATGTTGAGTAACTTGTCGTAATTGAAATATACCTTCTCTACCGGCGAGGTACCTATGGCAAAAACAACATCTCCGGTAGCCTCACAGTAGAGTTCTACTGCCGAGACTATACGGGAAAGAAATTCGTTGCACGGAGCCTCGATCTTCGCCCAAGCCATGTAGGAGTCATACACAGCCTGCGTATCGCTGGCCTCTAGAATCGGCTTCCATAGCGGCAGCGTGTTAATGAAAGCCATAGGGAGATCGTTGGCACTCTTCACTGGACTCTGTGAATTGCTTCTCAAAGACAAATCAAATTGCTCGAGCAAATGAGAGACCTGTTCCAGCGCCGCAAACTTGCCCAGCCTCTTCAGTTCCTCGCGCTGGAGATCAATAGATATGCGCTGCAGTGCAAGTTCCTCTCTTTGCAGGCGAAGCTCATTCCCCTGTTGGAGATATGCGGCGATAAGCCATATGAAAGCAATCGTGCTTGCAATACCTGCAAGATAGTCTCCGAGTTGGCTGCGACCTGTCATATCAGGAATACACCAGAACATCAAAACCGCAAATACGATTATCAATCCTGACAGTACCCATGGCCATCTATGTGCCATATTGTTCCTCGCACTTGTAGGTTAAGCGTCTATCCCAATTTATTTAATTTACAGCCCAATCTTTCACCGACTGATTCGTTCAGCAAACATTTTTAAAACCTTGGCCGATGGGTACGTAGACAAAGAGGCTACGCCGTTTGCCATCTCCACTGGCATGAGGGCACCCTCGTAGCGGTTGCTCAGGATCGTGGGCAGCGTCGCTAGGATGCGATCGAAGCCGATAAGGTCCGCAACCATTGGACTCGGGCGGTGGGGACCGGTCGGGACGTTGATAACCATTGAATGATATGGATTGAGTTTGAGAAAGACCTTAGTACCGTAATTGGTGTCAAGGCCATATGGCGCTCCCTGGTTCGGTCGGTTCTGTATTCGTTGTTTAATGTATGCATCATCTGGGATAAAGAAGGAGGGATAGGGGGCGTGATCGCGAATTAGTGTGAGGTGATCGAAGAAGGTTCCACTTTTTTCCTGTCCAATAATGTGGACCGGGCAGTTTGATTGGACTGTATGCTCTATAAAAACCCTAATGGGACCAACCAATTTCGAGTATTGTGCACGAATCGACAGCGGGCCATCCTTGATAAACAGACAGTTCTTCAGAATTTCTCTCTTTCCTTCCCAGTAGTATCGGATACCAGTAAAAAGCATGAGGGTCTCATGGATCGCCATGTATGATGACGCAATGGTATCGGGAGCCGAGTCTTCCGACATTTCTTGGTGAAAGCCCAACATATCGGTAATGAGTATTGTTTTTCCGCAGTTCTGGCAGGGCCCTGAG
This window harbors:
- a CDS encoding helix-turn-helix domain-containing protein, translated to MSEILDIANEMARDLFKVGAMDEITLRKVEALHLPTKRPLGPEDIRRLRLANRVSQAVFAALLGVGKSTVQQWEQGQKKPSGPAQRLLDLIDRKGLEALA